TTCAATGGGCAACAATTCAGTTTTAGTGGTTATTTAGCAATCGATAAACAAGAAAAGAAAAAGCAAATCCAACATCTCGAATCTTTGATGCAAAAGACAGGTTTTACCCAAATTTTTATGGAAACGCCTTATCGTAACAACCAAATGTTAGAAGATTTGTGCAAATTTCTTTCGCCACAGACGCAGTTGTGTGTCGCCGCCAATATCAACGATCCAGAACACGAATTTATAAAAACAAAATCGATTAAAGATTGGTCAAAACAAAAACCAGATTTACATAAAATTCCTGCTGTTTTTTTGATAGGAAAATAACAGATTAAAAACACCAACATCATGAAAACAACCTTTCCATTCTATCTAAAATTATCATGTGTACTTGTCAGTATTGTCGTTTTGGGGTTTTTAGCCAAACTTGGCGAACGCATTATTGTGCCTATGATTTTGGGTTTGCTTTTTTCAATTTTGTTGACACCAGCATGTCGATTTTTAGAAACTAAAATTAGGCTTCCGAGGAGTTTTGCATCCATTGTTGTATGTATTTTGGCGATGTTAGCAATTTCGGGAGTTGTGTATGTTATGGCGTTGCAGATCGGGAAGTTATCCCAAGATTGGCCAGCTTTTCAAAAACAAATTATGGATTTGTTCGACCAATTGCAAAGTTGGTTTTATAAAACTTTTGGTGTTAAACAAAGTGAGCAATTAACTTATATTAACGATACCGCCAGAAAAAGCATCAGCACAGGGACGGCTATTCTTGAAAAAATTGTCAGTTCGGTTTCTTATGTTTTGATGATTTCGGCATTCACATTTTTGTTTACTTTATTTTTTCTAATCTATCGAAGTCGACTGGTGCTTTTTCTGGTCATGAGCTTCAGTGATGATAGTCATAAAAATTTGGTCTACGAAGTGGTAGAAAACATTCAGTTTATGGTGAAAAAATATCTTGTAGGTTTGTTTTTACAAATGCTGCTTGTGATGATTTTGTCATTCATTGCCTTTACGATTATCGGGATAAAATACAATGTCATGTTAGCCGTTTTGACAGGTGTTCTTAACATTCTTCCATATATTGGGATTTTTACTGTTTTGTTAATTGGTGTTTTAATTACGTTCGCAACATCAGGTTTGAGCAGTGTTTTGTTCCTTGTTATTTCTATCATAATTATTCATGCGATCGACGCCAATATCATCATGCCAAAAGTTGTAGGCTCGAAAGTTAAAATTAATTCTTTAGTTGTTATCATCGGTTTGGTTATAGGAGAAATGCTTTGGGGGATTTCAGGGATGCTGTTAACGATTCCGATTTTAGCAATTGCCAAAATTGTTTTCGATAGGATAGACCATACCAAAGCTTGGGGCTATCTCATGGGTGAGGAAGAGGAATAAAAAATGATAGTATCATTTATGAATATTTGTGGAATATTTAACCAATGTTAACTCTGGACTTGCATTAGTTTTGCAATTAATATATCAAAACACTTTAGACAAAGATTCGTTATTAAGTTTAATAGTTGAGCGAAATTAAATCAAATTAAACAGTCTAAAATGCAATATTTCAAATTAAATTTTTCAATATTAAAACCATTCTTCGGAGTGGTTTTTTTATGCGTTAGTTTTTGGTTTTATTTAGATTTAAATATTTAAAATCGTTTTTATAACGGCAGCTTTTTTCGTATTTTTGTTAAAATCGAAAATATAGCAATTATGATTTCTAACAAGTATTTGGAATATTTACAAAACGAATTACAAAACATCGAAAACGATGGACTTTATAAAAGAGAACGTATTATTACATCTCAACAATCTGCGGAAATTGAAGCTAATGGAAAGAAGCTACTCAACTTCTGTGCCAACAACTACCTAGGACTTTCTAACAACTCTGAAGTGATGAAAGCGTCACAAGATGCCATTGCATCACATGGTTATGGGATGTCGTCCGTACGTTTCATTTGCGGAACACAAGATATACACAAAGATTTGGAAGCTAAGATTTCTAAATTCTTAGGTCTTGAAGATACCATTCTTTATGCAGCGTGTTTTGATGCCAATGGTG
This genomic stretch from Chryseobacterium sp. POL2 harbors:
- a CDS encoding AI-2E family transporter, whose translation is MKTTFPFYLKLSCVLVSIVVLGFLAKLGERIIVPMILGLLFSILLTPACRFLETKIRLPRSFASIVVCILAMLAISGVVYVMALQIGKLSQDWPAFQKQIMDLFDQLQSWFYKTFGVKQSEQLTYINDTARKSISTGTAILEKIVSSVSYVLMISAFTFLFTLFFLIYRSRLVLFLVMSFSDDSHKNLVYEVVENIQFMVKKYLVGLFLQMLLVMILSFIAFTIIGIKYNVMLAVLTGVLNILPYIGIFTVLLIGVLITFATSGLSSVLFLVISIIIIHAIDANIIMPKVVGSKVKINSLVVIIGLVIGEMLWGISGMLLTIPILAIAKIVFDRIDHTKAWGYLMGEEEE